In one Solenopsis invicta isolate M01_SB unplaced genomic scaffold, UNIL_Sinv_3.0 scaffold_623, whole genome shotgun sequence genomic region, the following are encoded:
- the LOC120360006 gene encoding uncharacterized protein LOC120360006, producing MTRSRCIPSVYAVKHIVKMEQTERDLVEQSTRLNTHKEYMAWEQRCIEFIESLDGRSRSKYPRLSIGGRQSVIACITRLEGLKQMMRGRFVQMGAGYSAGLRWREIDTVFESRILTGAVINFEHIEPYQFLEDAREIVLEHVQSVMQRHGNVKINAIFNGEFVAGDKRANKCITTRNYELFQCSDLHEWYQLHVIEIILASLEEFQERDSGWALSRILNLTININKYNPLHAGCNIQLPSKIMMKKAVVNVKSNDNACFAWSVVASLHPAERNTDRESSYPHYSTVLNLKGIEFPMTLPQIKKFEILNKISINLYCIEEKKLSIFPIRLTERKMDKHINLLYVQDDNVGHFALIKNMSRLMSSQLSKKKNKKFFCDRCLHYFSSNDKLEIHTMDCGKINDCAIILPSEDDKWLSFKNYCRKERMPFIVYADLECILEKTEDEKNYQHHRVFSIAYYVHCAYDNSLSMYRFHRDKNCIAWFVEQLKDLAQIVNNILSVNVPMDLTQDDWKKFNNATHCHICEKPFTNEIERVRDHCHLTGRFRGAAHSNCNLNYKDSHYIPIVFHNLSGYDVHFIIKEIATAYEGRIDLLPITKENIFQNFDLLTRKGVFPYEYVDCVEKLEESCLPPRELFYSSLTGDTVSESDYAHAVNVWQRFSIRTLGDYSDLYLKTDVLLCT from the exons CATCGAATCGTTAGATGGACGTAGCCGCAGTAAATATCCGCGATTGTCAATCGGCGGAAGACAATCTGTGATCGCTTGTATCACGCGACTAGAAGGTTTGAAACAAATGATGCGTGGACGGTTTGTGCAAATGGGCGCTGGATATAGTGCTGGACTCCGATGGCGTGAGATAGATACAGTTTTTGAAAGTCGTATACTGACTGGTGCTGTGATTAATTTCGAACACATTGAACCGTATCAATTTCTAGAGGATGCGCGAGAAATTGTGCTTGAGCACGTGCAAAGTGTCATGCAGAGACATGGCAACGTAAAGATAAACGCTATTTTTAATGGTGAATTTGTCGCAGGTGACAAACGCGCTAATAAGTGTATCACAACAAGAAATTATGAACTCTTTCAATGCTCCGATTTGCATGAGTGGTACCAGTTACACGTCATCGAGATAATCCTAGCATCGTTGGAGgaattccaagaacgcgatagcggatGGGCGTTGTCGCGtatactaaatttaacaataaatataaacaaatataacccTTTGCATGCAGGATGCAACATCCAGTTACcaagtaaaattatgatgaagaaagcggtagttaatgtaaaatcaaatgacAATGCATGTTTTGCATGGTCAGTGGTGGCCAGTCTGCATCCTGCTGAAAGGAATACAGATCGAGAATCTTCATATCCACATTATTCTACGGTATTAAATCTGAAAGGCATTGAGTTTCCAATGACACtgccacaaattaaaaagtttgaaattctcaACAAAATCTCCATTAATCTATACTGCATCGAGGAgaagaaattatctatttttcctATACGACTCACCGAACGAAAAATGGACAAACATATAAATCTGCTATACGTGCAGGATGACAATGTGGGACATTTTGCGTTGATAAAGAATATGTCCCGTCTCATGAGTTCACAACtcagtaagaaaaagaataagaaattcttttgtgatcg atgtCTACATTATTTTAGTTCGAACGACAAGTTGGAAATTCACACAATGGACTGTGGAAAGATAAACGATTGCGCTATCATATTACCAAGCGAAGATGACAAATGGCtgagctttaaaaattactgtcgaAAGGAACGAATGCCGTTTATCGTATACGCCGATTTGGAATGCATCCTGGAGAAGACTGAGGATGAGAAAAATTACCAGCATCATCGAGTATTTAGCATAGCATATTATGTACACTGTGCGTATGACAATTCGCTATCAATGTATCGGTTTCATCGCGATAAGAATTGTATCGCGTGGTTCGTCGAGCAACTTAAAGATTTAgcacaaattgtaaataatattctgtcgGTTAATGTTCCCATGGATTTAACACAAGacgattggaaaaaatttaacaacgctACACACTGCCACATTTGTGAAAAACCATTTACGAATGAAATAGAACGGGTACGCGATCATTGTCATTTAACCGGTCGATTCAGAGGTGCAGCGCattcaaattgcaatttaaattacaaagattcgCATTATATTCCTATAGTTTTCCATAACTTATCTGGCTACGACGTGCATTTTATCATCAAGGAAATAGCTACAGCATATGAAGGACGAATAGATTTACTTccgataacaaaagaaaatatatttc AAAATTTCGATCTGTTAACACGAAAAGGTGTCTTCCCATACGAGTATGTTGACTGTGTGGAAAAATTGGAAGAGTCATGTTTGCCACCGcgcgaattattttacagttcatTGACGGGTGACACAGTATCCGAGAGCGATTACGCGCATGCTGTCaacgtgtggcagcggttctccatCCGAACGCTCGGAGATTATAgcgatttatacttgaaaactgACGTACTGTTGTGTACTTGA